The Thermoanaerobaculia bacterium DNA segment CATCTTCGCGTACCACGGCTATCCGTGGTTGATCCACCGCCTCGCGTACCGCCGGCGCAACCACGCGAACCTGCACGTCCGCGGCTACAAGGAAGAGGGGACGACGACGACGCCGTTCGACATGGTCGTCAAGAACGACCTCGACCGGTTCCATCTCGCCGGCGACGTCGTGGACCGCGTGAAGAAGCTCGCGCCCGCGGCCGGCTACATCAAGCAGGAAATTCGGGACCGACTGATCGAGCACCAGGCGTACATCACGCGCAGGGGAGAGGATCTACCCGAGATCCGCGAATGGCGCTGGAACCTGTAGACCACGACTCGCGACACGTCGTTCTTGGCTCTTTTCTTGCACTTTTTCGCCGTGTGAAGACCGTTTTTCTGTTCGCGACCGGAATCGAGAACAGCTCGCCGACGATCGATCACGGCAAGAAGCGCGTGGACGAGTTGGAGAAGTGCGGGTTCTACCGGCACTGGAGGACCGACTTCGATCTCGTGCAGGAGATGGGGATCTGCTTCCTTCGTTACGGGCCGGCTCTCTACCGGACGTTCCTCGGGGCCGACCGCTTCGACTGGGAGTTCGCCGACGCGACGCTGGCCGATCTCCGGTCGCGAGACGTGACGCCGATCGCGGACCTCTGCCATTTCGGGGTTCCCGACTGGATCGGCGATTTCCAGAATCCCGATTTCCCGAAGCTCTTCGCCGGCTACGCATCGGCGTTCGCGCGGAGGTTCCCCTGGATCCAGCTGTATACGCCGGTCAACGAGATGTACATCTGCGCGCTCTTCTCCGCGCGCTACGGCTGGTGGAACGAGCAGAAGAGCGGCGACCGGAGCTTCGTGACGGCGTTGAAGCACATCGTCAAGGCGAACGTCATGGCGATGGACGCCATTCTCGCCGTCCGGCCCGACGCGATCTTCATCCAGAGCGAGTCCTCCGAGTACTTCCACGCCGACAGCCCGAAATCGATCCGGCCCGCGGAGATCATGAACGCGGAGCGGTTCCTCTCGCTCGACCTGAACTACGGGCGGAGGATCAACTCGGAGATGTACGAGTTCCTCTTCGACAACGGACTGACGCGCGAGGAGTACCACTTCTTCCTCGGCAACTCGCTCAAGCACCACTGCATCATGGGCAACGACTACTACATCACCAACGAGCATCTCGTCGACGGCGACGGCCGGACGCGTCCCGCCGGAGAAGTCTTCGGCTACAGCGAGATCACGCGCCAGTACTACGCGCGCTACAAGCTCCCGGTCATGCACACCGAGACGAACCTGCACCAGGGTCCGGCCGGCGACGAGAGCGTCTACTGGCTCTGGAAGGAGTGGGCCAACGTGCTCCGCGTGAGGAACGACGGCGTGCCGATCGTCGGGTTCACCTGGTACTCCCTCACCGACCAGGTCGACTGGGACGTCGCCCTGCGCGAGGACCGCGGCACCGTCAACCCGCTCGGCCTCTACGACCTCGACCGCAACATCCGCCCGGTCGGGCGCGCCTACAAGAAGCTCATCGCGGAATGGGGCAGCGTGCTGCCGACCCAGAGCGTCTGCCTCCAGGTCCCGCTGATCTCGCCCCGCCAGCACCAGGAGGGGCAGGTTGCGTTCATGCCGCCGTCCCGAAGGGACCGGAAGAAGGGGACCCGGAGCACCGACGCTCCCGCCAACGCGCAATGAACGGCAACGGTGATTCCGCGGCGCGATTCTCCGGAAAAGTCGCGATCGTCACGGGGGCGGCGAGTGGGATCGGTCTCGCGGTCGCGAAGCGGTTCGGGCGGGAGGGCGCGAAAGTCGTCGTGGCCGACCTGAATCGCCGCGGAGCGGAGAAGGCCGCCGGCGAGGTGAAATCCGCGGGGGCCCCCGACGCTTTCGGGAGCGCCTGCGACGTGAGCGCGGAGGAGCAGGTCGGCCGCACCGTCTCCGAGACGCTCGACCGTTTCGGCCGCTGGGACGTTCTCGTCAACAACGCGGGGCTCATGGTCTTCAAGGCGCTCGACCAGCTGACGACCGACGACTGGCTGAAGGTCTGGCGCGTGGATCTGATGGGCGCGTTCTATTTCACGAAGCAGGCGTTTTCGAAGATGAGCGACGGGGGCGCGATCGTGAACGTCTCGAGCGTGCACGCCCGGGAGACGACGGCGGGTGTGGCGCCGTACGCGGCGGCGAAGGCGGCACTCCTGTCGCTCACGCGGTCCGCCGCGCTCGAAGGGAAGCCGAAGGGGCTGCGGGTCAACGCGATCCTGCCGGGCGCGGTCGACACGCCGATGCTCTGGAACAACCCGAACGTGAAGTCGGGCCTCGAGAAGATCCAGCGCGCCGACGTCGGGAAGCCCGAGGACCTCGCCGCGGTCATCGCGTTCCTCGCGTCGCCGGGGGCGGAGTTCGTGCAGGGAGCCTCGATTCTGGTCGACGGGGGCCGGTTAACCCACCTCTGACGCGGCGATCCGTTGCGGAAATCGCAGGGGCGATTTCCGCAACGCTACTGCCGCTTTCGGAGAGATGGAATCGCTCCCGCGTCGCCGCGCCGCAAGGTCGCCATAGACCCTCGCGTGAGTTGCTGCCGCGATTTCGGCGATGTCGTTGGGGCGGGTGGCGCGGAGCGCTCCGTGGAAGCCGCCCGCCGCGCACGGTTTCTGTAGCAAAGTCCTCAGCCGCGCCGGGCGGCGCCCATGGAGACGGCACCGCGACAGGCCCCGCGCCCATCAAATCCGTCCGAAATCGCCGGCCCGCCTTCGCCGAGGCTCCCGCCGTCGCTGAAGCTATGGCGGACATGTCGGCGCGGCAGGCCTGAACGAAAAAGACCCCACACGAGTGGGGTCTTTCATCGAACGGCTGACGCCGTTCTTCAAGCGTTGAAGGACTTGCCGCAGCCGCAGCCGCCCGAGGCGTTCGGGTTGTTGACCGAGAAACCGGCGCCGCGGAAGTCCTCGAGATAATCGACGCTCGCGCCCTTCAAGTACATGGCGCTCTGGGGGTCGACGACGACGTGCACGTCGCCCTGGGCGAACTCCGTGTCGTTCTCGTGCTTGTCGTCGAACGTGAACCCGTACTGGAAACCGGAGCAGCCGCCGCCCTGGACGAAGACGCGGAGCGGCTTGCCGGACGATTCCGGCATCTGAGAGGCGAAATACTTGACCTTCTCGATCGCCTTGTCGGTCAGCGTCAGCAGGGGGCTGTCCGCGGCCTGGGGAGGCGTCATCGGAGTGAGGGGACTGGACATTTCAGAAGACATCAGGGAACTCCTTCCGGCCGAAGAGTCGACGCCCCTCGGGTCGGCTCATTATGCCAGCCGCCTCCGCGGGGGTCAAGGAGACCGGTCCGACGTGCCCGGCAAAAAGCTCTACCTGTACGGCAGACCGCCGGTTCGGCCCCAACATCTTGTAGCTTCTTCTTGACAACCAGGATTGGGAGGTTTACCTTCATTTCTCAAATAACGGTCTAGCCGAGAGCCACAACCGAGCCCTGCAGCGCCTTGCGATTCCCGGAAAGGCCGTCGAATGAGGAGGAGAGGGAAATGAGCCGAAGCGACGAGGAGATCCGGAAAGAGGTTCTCACCGAGGTGGGCGCGCGGGAGGTGACACCGCCGGGCCTGCGCGGACTCACCTTTTCGAGGGTCTATTCCGATCCTTCGGTCCCTCCGTTCGATGCGCTCGAATGGGAGCTCCGCACCGCGGCCATCACTTCGGAGAAGGGGGAGACGATCTTCGAGCAGAAGAACGTCGAGGTTCCGAAGTCGTGGTCGCAAACGGCCACGAACATCGTCGTGCAGAAGTATTTTCACGGGAAGGTCGGAACGCCCGAGCGCGAGACCTCGGTGCGGCAGCTGATCTCGCGCGTCGCCGACACGATCACGCGCTGGGGGCAGGAAGGGGGCTACTTCCGCACGGCGGCGGACCGCGACGCCTTTCACGACGAGCTGACCGCGCTTCTCGTCAACCAGG contains these protein-coding regions:
- a CDS encoding family 1 glycosylhydrolase, translating into MKTVFLFATGIENSSPTIDHGKKRVDELEKCGFYRHWRTDFDLVQEMGICFLRYGPALYRTFLGADRFDWEFADATLADLRSRDVTPIADLCHFGVPDWIGDFQNPDFPKLFAGYASAFARRFPWIQLYTPVNEMYICALFSARYGWWNEQKSGDRSFVTALKHIVKANVMAMDAILAVRPDAIFIQSESSEYFHADSPKSIRPAEIMNAERFLSLDLNYGRRINSEMYEFLFDNGLTREEYHFFLGNSLKHHCIMGNDYYITNEHLVDGDGRTRPAGEVFGYSEITRQYYARYKLPVMHTETNLHQGPAGDESVYWLWKEWANVLRVRNDGVPIVGFTWYSLTDQVDWDVALREDRGTVNPLGLYDLDRNIRPVGRAYKKLIAEWGSVLPTQSVCLQVPLISPRQHQEGQVAFMPPSRRDRKKGTRSTDAPANAQ
- a CDS encoding SDR family NAD(P)-dependent oxidoreductase, with amino-acid sequence MNGNGDSAARFSGKVAIVTGAASGIGLAVAKRFGREGAKVVVADLNRRGAEKAAGEVKSAGAPDAFGSACDVSAEEQVGRTVSETLDRFGRWDVLVNNAGLMVFKALDQLTTDDWLKVWRVDLMGAFYFTKQAFSKMSDGGAIVNVSSVHARETTAGVAPYAAAKAALLSLTRSAALEGKPKGLRVNAILPGAVDTPMLWNNPNVKSGLEKIQRADVGKPEDLAAVIAFLASPGAEFVQGASILVDGGRLTHL
- the erpA gene encoding iron-sulfur cluster insertion protein ErpA; translated protein: MSSEMSSPLTPMTPPQAADSPLLTLTDKAIEKVKYFASQMPESSGKPLRVFVQGGGCSGFQYGFTFDDKHENDTEFAQGDVHVVVDPQSAMYLKGASVDYLEDFRGAGFSVNNPNASGGCGCGKSFNA